Genomic window (Dehalococcoidia bacterium):
GCCCAAGGGCCGCACGAGGTAGTAGACGGCCGCCGGCGACTCCCCAGCGGACTCCGCCAGCGAGAATCCGGGCGGCGTGGCGGCGCGTTCCGGCACCGTGTACGCGGAGCCGCCAAAGGCAAGCACGGCGCCGGCGAGGATCGCGATGGGCGTGGCAAGAGTAAGCGCCTGTGCCACGGCGCCGCCGATGCGGGTTTCCCGCGCTGCCAGGGCAAAGCTGAAGGCACTCACCTCGCCGAATATCTCCTTATCAAGCGCTCACTAATCTTAAGCACACCGCTTCTGGCGCGTCAGGGCCAAATGGCCCTTTCTCGCGATCAACTCCTCCGCCGCCCAAAGCTCAGGGCAGCGGCCGCGCAGCCGGCTGCCAGCCAGGCCAGCAGCGCACCCGCCAGGAGCAGGCTCGCGCCGGTGCGCCCGAAGCTGTCCAACACGTACGCCCCGAAGGGCCCGAGTACCTCCAGCTCCGGCTCGAGCTGCACGACGGCCAGCACCCGCGCGATCTCCACCGGGTTCAGCAGGATCGACGCGAGCATCGCCCCCGGGCCCAGGTTTGCCGACGAGACCAACCCGATGAGCACGAGGTCGAAAAACAGCACCAGCACAAACCAGACCATTACCGCCATACCCAGAGCCTGGGCGCGGCTGTTCGCGACCACCGATGCGGTCAGGCCGGCTGCCAGCATGACGGCGGTCAGGACCAGCACCAGCGCGAAGAGAAGGATGTACAACGCCGCGTCCACGCCCGGCGCCGAAGCGGCGATCAGCAGTCCGGCAGCACCGAAGCCGCCGCCGGTCGCAAGCGCGATCGCTCCAAAAAGGCCCGCGAACTTCCCCGCCAGTAGCTCCCAGCGCTCGATCGGTTGCGCCAGGAGGTAGTCCAACGACCCGCGCTCCCGCATGCCCGCGATCGCTCCGGCGCCCACGGTCAGCGCCACCAAAGGCGTCAGGAGCAGGCACAGGTTGACCAGGCTGGCTGTCGTGCGGCTGAAGTTCTCGAACCCGACATCGCCCAGGTTGCGCTGGCCCAGGTAAGAAAGACCGAGGGCGAGGAGGCAAAACAGGGCAGCGTAGCCGACGAGCCAGCCGCTGCGGCTCGCGTCCCGCAATTCCTTACGCGCGATGGTTGCGGCCGCGCTCATCTGCCACCCCCTTCCACACCTGCGCCGAGGAGGTCGGCGAACACTTCCTCCCACGTGACCTCGGCCGGCCGGATGCGTTCCGGCCCGACACCGACGGTGGCCAGCGCCGAAGTAAACGCGTCCACCGAGGTCCCGTTGATGCTGACGAGGAAGCTCCGGCGCGCCCGGCGCTCCAGAAGCTCCTTCATGGACCCGGCATACAGGAGCCGTCCGCTGTCCAGCACGATGGCCCGGTCGGCAAGCGCCGTCAGACGATTGGCGTAGTGAGTGGCGATAAGCGCCGTCTTGCCCTCCTGTCGCAGGCGCATGAGTATCTCGTGGAATTGCGCCTGACTGGCGATGTCCATACTCGAGGTCGGCTCATCCAGGAGCAGGAGCGGCGGGTCCGCGAGCAGCGCCGCGGCGAAGGCCAGGCGCTGCTTCATGCCACCAGAAAGGTTCGCGACCGGCGTGTTCGCCTGGGGCCGGAGGCCGACGCTGTCCAGCGCCCGGCCGACGCGCCGCTGGTCGATACCCCGCAGCTCGGCGATGAACGCGAGCAGGCCGGCGGCCGTATCTCCGTCGGCGATGTCCGGCACCTGGGGCACGTAACCGACCCGCCTGCGGACGTCCTTACCGCGCGCCGGCACCGGCAACCCGTCGACCTCGATGTCGCCCTCGAAGGAGGTGA
Coding sequences:
- a CDS encoding ABC transporter ATP-binding protein, whose translation is MAAPLLRVRGLTKTYGRLRALSGVSFDVNAGEVVAVLGANGAGKTTIFRCILGITSFEGDIEVDGLPVPARGKDVRRRVGYVPQVPDIADGDTAAGLLAFIAELRGIDQRRVGRALDSVGLRPQANTPVANLSGGMKQRLAFAAALLADPPLLLLDEPTSSMDIASQAQFHEILMRLRQEGKTALIATHYANRLTALADRAIVLDSGRLLYAGSMKELLERRARRSFLVSINGTSVDAFTSALATVGVGPERIRPAEVTWEEVFADLLGAGVEGGGR
- a CDS encoding ABC transporter permease subunit, whose product is MSAAATIARKELRDASRSGWLVGYAALFCLLALGLSYLGQRNLGDVGFENFSRTTASLVNLCLLLTPLVALTVGAGAIAGMRERGSLDYLLAQPIERWELLAGKFAGLFGAIALATGGGFGAAGLLIAASAPGVDAALYILLFALVLVLTAVMLAAGLTASVVANSRAQALGMAVMVWFVLVLFFDLVLIGLVSSANLGPGAMLASILLNPVEIARVLAVVQLEPELEVLGPFGAYVLDSFGRTGASLLLAGALLAWLAAGCAAAALSFGRRRS